From the Helicobacter pylori genome, one window contains:
- the pseC gene encoding UDP-4-amino-4,6-dideoxy-N-acetyl-beta-L-altrosamine transaminase, which produces MKKFAYSEPCLDEEDKKAVLEVLNSKQLTQGKYSLLFEEALCEFLGVKHALVFNSATSALLTLYRNFSDFNADRNEIITTPISFVATANMLLESGYKPVFAEVKNDGNIDELALEKLITKKTKAMVSVDYAGKSVEIESIQRLCKKHSLSFLSDSSHALGSEYQNKKVGGFALASVFSFHAIKPITTAEGGAVVTNDSELHEKMKSFRSHGMLKKDFFEGEVKSIGHNFRLNEIQSALGLSQLKKAPFLMQKREEIALTYDEIFKDNPYFTPLHPLLKHQSSNHLYPILMCQKFFTCKKLILESLHKLGILVQVHYKPIYQYQLYQQLFNTAPLKSAEDFYNAEISLPCHANLDLESVKSIAHGVLKTFEGFNRMGFI; this is translated from the coding sequence TTGAAAAAGTTTGCTTATAGCGAGCCTTGTTTAGACGAAGAAGATAAAAAGGCTGTTTTAGAAGTTTTAAATTCCAAACAACTCACGCAGGGCAAATATTCTCTCTTATTTGAAGAAGCTTTATGCGAGTTTTTGGGCGTTAAGCATGCGTTAGTGTTTAATAGCGCGACTTCAGCCCTTTTAACGCTCTATAGGAATTTTAGCGATTTTAACGCTGATCGTAATGAAATAATCACCACCCCTATAAGCTTTGTAGCGACGGCTAACATGCTCTTAGAAAGCGGTTATAAACCCGTATTTGCCGAAGTTAAAAACGATGGCAATATAGATGAATTGGCCCTAGAAAAGCTTATTACTAAAAAAACCAAAGCCATGGTGAGCGTGGATTATGCCGGTAAAAGCGTGGAAATAGAAAGCATTCAAAGGCTTTGCAAAAAGCATTCTTTGAGTTTTCTTTCTGACAGCTCGCATGCTCTAGGGAGCGAGTATCAAAACAAAAAAGTAGGAGGTTTTGCGTTAGCGAGCGTGTTCAGTTTCCATGCCATTAAGCCTATCACCACGGCTGAAGGGGGAGCGGTCGTTACTAACGATAGCGAATTGCATGAAAAAATGAAATCGTTTCGCTCTCATGGCATGCTCAAAAAAGATTTTTTTGAAGGCGAAGTCAAAAGCATAGGGCATAACTTCCGCTTGAATGAAATCCAAAGCGCTTTGGGTTTGAGCCAACTTAAAAAAGCCCCCTTTTTAATGCAAAAAAGAGAAGAAATCGCTCTAACCTATGATGAGATTTTTAAAGATAACCCTTATTTCACCCCCCTACACCCCTTGTTAAAACACCAAAGCTCTAACCACCTTTATCCTATTTTAATGTGCCAAAAATTTTTTACATGCAAAAAACTCATTTTAGAAAGTTTGCACAAACTTGGCATTTTAGTTCAAGTGCATTACAAGCCCATTTACCAGTACCAATTGTATCAACAGCTCTTCAACACAGCCCCATTAAAAAGCGCAGAGGATTTTTATAACGCTGAAATTTCCTTGCCTTGTCATGCGAATTTAGATTTAGAGAGCGTGAAAAGCATCGCTCATGGCGTTTTAAAAACTTTTGAGGGTTTTAATAGAATGGGTTTCATTTAG
- a CDS encoding Laminin subunit alpha-2 precursor: MSKISNHYNPPLTMRDYHSQRVSPHARKEENKEIQNLSENDEKIKLAKQAKQDNLAIGDLESRLKSLKGMDKDAKELVGISKSYAHNNEKDRSDFERFKSRLDKAIDSFNQKSGNDSLKLPSNIDIDDTKALEKFSKSLESEKESIQNSLHQWKKQLAETNHLNKEYNTLDKTRLNAQKFQDVHDTSKITPSRLQDLLA; this comes from the coding sequence ATGTCTAAGATTTCAAATCATTATAACCCGCCTTTAACGATGAGGGATTACCATAGTCAAAGGGTTAGTCCGCACGCAAGAAAAGAAGAAAATAAGGAAATTCAAAATCTTTCAGAGAATGATGAAAAGATCAAATTAGCCAAACAAGCCAAGCAGGATAACCTAGCCATAGGGGATTTAGAAAGCCGTCTTAAAAGCTTAAAAGGCATGGATAAAGACGCTAAAGAATTGGTAGGGATTTCTAAATCTTACGCTCATAACAATGAAAAAGATCGAAGCGATTTTGAGCGTTTTAAAAGCCGTTTGGATAAAGCGATTGATTCTTTCAACCAAAAATCAGGCAACGATAGTTTGAAACTCCCTAGCAATATTGATATTGATGACACGAAGGCTTTGGAAAAATTTTCAAAATCATTAGAAAGTGAAAAAGAAAGCATTCAAAACTCTTTGCACCAGTGGAAAAAACAGCTCGCTGAAACGAATCATTTGAACAAGGAATACAACACCTTAGATAAAACAAGATTGAACGCTCAAAAATTCCAAGATGTCCATGACACAAGCAAGATCACCCCATCTCGCTTGCAAGACTTGCTCGCTTGA
- a CDS encoding SAM-dependent methyltransferase, protein MQTLFKEITSKRYVNGNEMKENSSNVLDQYFTKPSVALKCFQKACEVIKKYENPDDFIFLEPSAGDGVFYDLFPKNRRIGIDIEPKRDGFIQCDFLNYKLPTHQKVICLGNPPFGHRGVMALEFINHARNCDFVCFILPMFFESQGKGSIKYRVKGLNLLYSERLEKNAFIDFKNKEVDVHCVFQIWSKKYQNKKNEFSWYKNRHKEPFGEYIKVFTVSLAKNRECGKEWIFNQKASFYISSTFYKSTQIVENFEEVKYQSGIAVVFTSADKVLNAKLKKLFKEIDWTKYASLATNSCYHLGKSHIFQALHDHLDSLKDN, encoded by the coding sequence ATGCAAACCCTGTTTAAAGAAATTACCTCTAAACGCTATGTCAATGGCAATGAGATGAAAGAAAATTCTAGCAATGTTCTAGATCAGTATTTCACTAAACCTAGTGTGGCTTTAAAATGCTTCCAAAAAGCTTGTGAAGTTATTAAAAAATACGAAAATCCAGATGACTTTATTTTTTTAGAGCCAAGCGCAGGCGATGGGGTGTTTTATGACTTATTCCCTAAAAATAGACGCATCGGTATAGATATTGAACCTAAAAGAGATGGTTTCATTCAATGCGATTTTTTAAATTATAAATTGCCCACACATCAAAAAGTGATTTGCTTGGGCAACCCTCCTTTTGGGCATCGTGGGGTTATGGCGTTAGAATTTATCAACCATGCTAGAAATTGTGATTTTGTGTGTTTTATCCTACCCATGTTCTTTGAAAGTCAAGGAAAAGGCTCTATTAAGTATCGTGTGAAAGGTTTAAATCTGCTTTATAGCGAACGCTTAGAAAAAAATGCGTTTATAGATTTTAAAAATAAAGAAGTGGATGTGCATTGCGTGTTTCAAATTTGGAGTAAAAAGTATCAAAATAAAAAAAATGAATTTTCTTGGTATAAGAATCGCCATAAAGAACCCTTTGGCGAATATATCAAGGTTTTCACGGTTTCATTGGCTAAAAACAGAGAATGCGGTAAAGAGTGGATTTTTAATCAAAAAGCGTCTTTTTACATTTCATCAACTTTTTATAAAAGCACACAAATTGTAGAGAACTTTGAAGAAGTTAAGTATCAATCTGGTATTGCTGTGGTATTCACCAGTGCTGACAAGGTTTTAAACGCTAAATTAAAAAAACTATTCAAAGAAATTGATTGGACAAAATACGCAAGTTTAGCGACTAATTCTTGCTATCATTTAGGAAAAAGCCATATTTTTCAAGCCCTACATGATCATTTGGATAGTTTAAAGGATAATTGA
- a CDS encoding acetyl-CoA carboxylase biotin carboxylase subunit translates to MNKENKKVEKKELSRILIANRGEIALRAIQTIQEMGKESIAIYSIADKDAHYLNTASAKVCIGGAKSSESYLNIPAIISAAELFEADAIFPGYGFLSENQNFVEICSHHSLEFIGPSAKVMALMSDKAKAKIVMKEAGMPVIEGSEGLLKSYQEAEEIADKIGYPVIIKAAAGGGGRGMRVVGDKSKLKNLYLAAETEALSAFGDGSVYLEKFINKPKHIEVQILADKHGNVIHVGERDCSVQRRQQKLIEETPAVVLEEGVRKRLLETAIKAAKYIGYVGAGTFEFLLDSNMKDFYFMEMNTRLQVEHTISEMVSGLNLIEWMIKIAQGEKLPKQESFSLKGHAIECRITAEDPKKFYPSPGKITEWIAPGGVNVRLDSHAHANYVVPTNYDSMIGKLIVWGENRERAIAKMKRALKEFKVEGIKTTIPFHIEMLENADFRQAKIHTKYLEENF, encoded by the coding sequence ATGAATAAAGAAAATAAAAAGGTAGAAAAAAAAGAGCTTTCACGCATTTTGATCGCTAATAGAGGCGAGATCGCTTTAAGAGCGATCCAAACCATTCAAGAAATGGGTAAAGAATCCATAGCCATTTATTCTATCGCTGACAAGGACGCCCACTACCTCAATACGGCTAGCGCAAAAGTGTGTATAGGGGGGGCAAAATCCAGCGAGAGTTACTTGAATATCCCTGCGATCATCAGCGCGGCGGAATTGTTTGAAGCCGATGCGATTTTCCCCGGGTATGGGTTTTTGAGTGAAAATCAAAACTTTGTAGAAATTTGCTCGCACCATTCTTTGGAATTTATTGGCCCAAGCGCGAAAGTCATGGCTTTAATGAGCGATAAAGCTAAAGCCAAAATCGTGATGAAAGAAGCCGGCATGCCTGTGATTGAGGGTAGTGAAGGGCTGCTTAAAAGCTATCAGGAAGCCGAAGAAATCGCTGATAAAATCGGTTATCCTGTCATCATTAAAGCGGCCGCTGGTGGGGGCGGAAGGGGAATGCGTGTCGTAGGAGATAAATCCAAGCTTAAAAACCTTTATCTAGCCGCAGAAACAGAAGCTTTGAGCGCGTTTGGCGATGGGAGCGTGTATTTAGAAAAATTCATCAACAAGCCCAAGCACATTGAAGTCCAAATTCTAGCCGACAAGCATGGCAATGTCATTCATGTGGGCGAAAGGGATTGTTCGGTGCAAAGACGCCAGCAAAAGCTCATTGAAGAAACCCCGGCGGTGGTTTTAGAAGAGGGCGTTCGTAAGCGTTTGCTAGAAACAGCGATTAAGGCCGCTAAATACATCGGCTATGTGGGGGCTGGGACTTTTGAATTTTTGCTTGATTCTAACATGAAAGATTTTTATTTCATGGAGATGAACACTCGTTTGCAAGTGGAACACACCATTAGCGAAATGGTGAGCGGGTTAAACCTCATTGAGTGGATGATTAAAATCGCTCAAGGCGAAAAATTGCCCAAACAAGAAAGCTTTTCTCTCAAAGGGCATGCGATAGAATGCCGAATCACGGCAGAAGATCCTAAAAAATTCTACCCAAGCCCGGGTAAAATCACTGAATGGATCGCCCCTGGTGGGGTGAATGTGCGCCTTGATTCGCACGCGCATGCCAATTATGTCGTGCCTACGAACTATGATTCTATGATTGGCAAGCTCATCGTGTGGGGTGAAAACAGAGAAAGAGCGATCGCTAAGATGAAAAGGGCTTTAAAGGAATTTAAAGTAGAAGGCATTAAAACGACCATTCCTTTTCATATTGAAATGCTTGAAAATGCGGATTTCAGGCAAGCAAAAATCCACACGAAGTATTTAGAAGAAAATTTTTAA
- the accB gene encoding acetyl-CoA carboxylase biotin carboxyl carrier protein, with protein sequence MNLSEIEELIKEFKASDLGHLKLKHEHFELVLDKESAYAKKNALNPAHSQTSIQAPIMVEASMPSVQTPVPMVCTPIVDKKEDFVLSPMVGTFYHAPSPGAEPYVKAGDTLKKGQIIGIVEAMKIMNEIEVEYPCKVVSIEVGDAQPVEYGTKLIKVEKL encoded by the coding sequence ATGAACCTTTCTGAAATTGAAGAGTTGATCAAAGAATTTAAAGCTTCTGATTTAGGGCATTTGAAATTAAAGCATGAGCATTTTGAGTTGGTTTTGGATAAAGAATCCGCTTATGCGAAAAAAAATGCGCTAAATCCCGCTCATTCTCAAACCTCCATCCAAGCCCCCATCATGGTAGAAGCGAGCATGCCAAGCGTTCAAACCCCTGTGCCTATGGTATGCACCCCTATTGTGGATAAAAAAGAAGATTTCGTGCTTTCGCCCATGGTAGGCACTTTTTATCATGCGCCCTCCCCTGGGGCTGAGCCTTATGTCAAAGCGGGCGATACGCTTAAAAAAGGGCAAATTATTGGCATTGTGGAAGCGATGAAAATCATGAATGAAATTGAAGTGGAATACCCTTGTAAGGTGGTTTCTATTGAAGTGGGAGACGCTCAGCCGGTAGAATACGGCACAAAACTCATCAAAGTGGAAAAGCTTTAA
- the dcd gene encoding dCTP deaminase gives MGLKADSWIKKMSLEHGMISPFCEKQVGKNVISYGLSSYGYDIRVGSEFMLFDNKNALIDPKNFDPNNATKIDASKEGFFILPANAFALAHTIEYFKMPKDTLAICLGKSTYARCGIIVNVTPFEPEFEGYITIEISNTTNLPAKVYANEGIAQVVFLQGDEVCEQSYKDRGGKYQGQVGITLPKILK, from the coding sequence ATGGGATTAAAAGCGGATTCTTGGATTAAAAAAATGAGTTTAGAGCACGGCATGATTAGCCCTTTTTGCGAAAAACAAGTCGGTAAGAACGTGATCAGCTATGGTTTGAGCAGTTACGGGTATGATATTAGAGTGGGGAGTGAGTTCATGCTCTTTGATAACAAAAACGCTTTAATTGACCCTAAAAACTTTGATCCTAACAATGCGACTAAAATTGATGCGAGCAAAGAGGGTTTTTTTATCTTGCCCGCTAACGCGTTCGCCCTAGCCCATACGATAGAGTATTTTAAAATGCCTAAAGACACTTTAGCGATTTGTTTAGGCAAAAGCACTTACGCCAGGTGCGGGATTATCGTGAATGTTACGCCTTTTGAGCCGGAATTTGAAGGCTACATCACGATTGAAATTTCTAACACTACTAATTTACCGGCTAAAGTCTATGCCAATGAGGGGATCGCACAGGTGGTGTTTTTACAAGGCGATGAAGTGTGCGAGCAAAGCTATAAAGACAGAGGCGGTAAGTATCAAGGGCAAGTGGGCATCACTTTGCCTAAAATTTTGAAATGA